Within the Methanocaldococcus sp. genome, the region TTCCGTTGCTGTTGATATAGATACTTTTGCTTCTTCTGATTTTGCTATTTTAATAATAACATTGACTATTTTATTTATTAATGTTGGAGATTCTCCTAATACTATTATATTAACATTAATTGAAATTACTTTACTTACAATATCAGAAACTATATTTTCATTTGTTGTTGTAATAGGTATTATAATTCCAACATATCCTTTTGTGAATTCAAGTATTGCATTTATTATTGGATTTTTAGAGTTTTCAAATACTACAATTGCAACTGGTTTTTTTATAATGTCAGGATTTAATCTTTTGACTATACTAATTGATGATTTAATAACATTTTCTGAATTTTTGTCTACATCAACAAGTAATGTTTTACTCATTTTTGAAACGTCATTTACTATTACTTTTGGAACTGATGTTCCAATAATTACTGCGTCATCAATTTTTACATTTGCTGATTTTAATGCATCAACTACTTCTTTTTCTTTATTTGGAGCATAGTATAATACAGGTGCATCAAAACTTACAGCAACTGGATATATTTTTTCATTAAATCCTTCTGCAATTACTAGATTTTTCGCAACATTAGGATCTTCTTTAACCCATCTTTCAAACAGTTTTATTGAAGTTTCAACTCTTGTTTCTCCCCAAACTCTTTCTGTTTTAATATTTAATTTTGATATTTCATTCTCTACTTTATTACTAACAGCAACAGGACCTCCGACAATTATTACTTTTTTAATATTATAGATTTCTAATTCTTTTTTAGCTTCATCTGACAACTCATCTGTTGGAGTATATATTAGTTTATAACCCATAGCCTTTGCATATGGTGCTGCAACAACAGCATCTGCTGGTGTTGATACTATTATAGCTACATTTTCATCTGATGTAGCAAATGTAAGAGGAATTACACTAAATACTATGAGCATCGACATTAATATAGAAATTTTAGATTTCAATTTCCTTCACCTCCTTATAAACGAAATATACAAATATATTTCATTATATTTTTAATTTTATTAAAATATAAATATCTTTCGGATATTTATTTTTAATCTAAATTAAAGAGGTGATTATTTATGAAATTTATAAAAATTTTGAGAATATGTGTTTTATTTCTATTTGGTATACTTGGGGTATCAATTATAAATGATGTTGGAGGAGTTTATAAATATCTATTAATTTTAATTTTTATACCTTCAATATTACATATCTTATTATTAACTAATACTTTTAAAAAGTTGGAAAATTTTCTAAATTATTATTGCCTCTCTACATTTATATTGGTATTAATTTTACTTGCAATCAATAATATTCAATATTTTCAAAAGGCTATATTGTTATTTGCTCTTCCTATATTATTATTACTACCTTCAATTAGGAGATCTCCAAAATTATTTACAAAAATATTTATCTCTACAACATCACTGTGGATTACTATAATTTATTTTAGAAATATAGGAAATATTGCTGTATTACTTTCAATTTTATCATTTATTTTAGTATATTTGGCATTAAATTGGAATAAAATTAAAAAAGTTGTTAATGTATCAATATTAAAAGATTTAGAGCCATCAGGAATTTTTATTTTAGGAGCTATATTTTGTTTGTTAGTTTCAGCAATATGTTTAATAAAGAATAACGAATATTTGGCAAATAAAATAGCAGAGTATGCATACTTTTTGTTAGTTGTTGGAGTATTAAGAGCACTTTATGAATATGTTAGAGACATAAAAGAAAATGAGGATGATAAACATGAAATATATTAATGGATTTAAAAACATCATTTCAAAAAATGTAAAAATTAAACTTTTACTTTTGTTTATTGTAATTGTAGCATTTCTCCTTAGAATTCAAACAGCTAAATATGATTTATTATTACTTGCTGATCCCTGGTATCACTATGCAATGATTAAGTTTATTGTAAATAATGGCTATTATATTCCATTTAATAATTTATCGAATCATCCCTTTTATGGAATATCTCCAAACCCTCCTGGCCTTTATTGGATTCCAGCAATTTTGTATTGGCTGGTTTCTAAAGTTTATTCTATAAAATTGTTAAGATTTGTTCAGATTATTCCCTCAATTATTGGTTCTTTAACAGTAATACCAATTTATTTAATTGGAAAAGAATTAAAAAATAAATATTTGGGAATAACTATGGCTTTTGTTTTTGCAGTATCTCCAATTATTGTTAAAAGTGGTCTTGCTGGATATTATAGAGGAGAGTTTTGGATGATATTCTTTGGAATGTTTTCAGTATATTATTTTTTAAGATATTTAAATTCGTTAAATTTAAAATATATATTTTATTCCTCGGTTTTTACAGTATTATGCTCCCTTGTATGGAATGGATGGGTCTATATTCCTGTAATAATTGGAATTATTCATTTTGTTTATGTTATTTATTACAAAAAAGATAGTTTTATTAAAGGATTCATAATTTATATGATATTTTCGTCTATCTTTGTGGGTATTTGGAAAATTATATTTTTTTATCACTATCTAAACCATTTATTAGTATTTTTAATATTACTTGGAATTTGTTTATTTGAGATAATATACTTAAAATATATAAAAATTAAAAATGTAAATGTTTATTTGGGGATTTTCCTATTGTTTTGGCTTATTTTAATTGTAGGTTTAAGAATGTTGGATATAGATTTAGTTTCTAAGATAATTTCTTTAATACTTACTGGCAAGATCAGTAAAGGTCCAGGAATTATTGTAACAGAAAGTTATTTCAGTTATTGGGATTTGTTATTAGGTTTTAGTGTCTATATATTTTTGATTTTAGTATTTATCTTTAAATTTATCAAGGATCTAATAAAAAATTCAATAACATTTGAGTATTTATTAGCATTTGCATTATTAGTTTCTTCTATTATGTTATTTCTCAAAGGAATTAGGTTTATATTTGTAAGCTCTTTAGGGTATATAATTCCAATTGGATTGATTTTTTCAGAGTTTTTAGAAAATCTTATAAAAAGAATAATAAATTTTAAAAATTATTCTACATTATTCTTAAAATTAAAAACTATATTTAGTATATTTATATTTTTGATATTGATATCTGTTCCTATAATTAGTTCAGAAAATCAAGTAAGTAAAATCACCCCATATATCTCAAAAGATTGGTATAAAGCAAGTTTGTGGATGAAAAATAAGGATGGAAAGACAATATTTACATTCTGGGATCAAGCAAATTGGTTTATCGCAATATCTGAAAAAACTGTTTTTACAGATACACAAACGAATTTTGGTAGTAATCCATATAAAGATGCTTATGTGTTCTGTGCTAACTATTCAACTGGCATTGAGAGATTAAAAAAGTTGAGAGCAAATTATGTTGCTGTTGATAAGAGGACTTTGTTGATGTGGTATTGGCTACAGTCATTTAATATGAATAAAAATGTCAAATTTAATGAATCCTTTCTTTATCATCTCTATTACGAAAATGTCTCTTCTAAGGATTTAAAACTTGTATTTAAATCAGATGATTTAAAGATTTATAGGGTTATATATCATAAACCAGTTATATACAATGTTTTATGCAATAACTCTAAAATAACGATATATAGTTATTCTCCATATTTATCTAAAATTAACGCCACTTTAAAAATATGTAAGTTTAATACAACAAAAGTCGTATTTAAGAAAAATTTCTCCTTTAAATGTTACGGAGATTGTAAAAAATCAATAGATGTCAATTTAAGTAATGGAATCTATGATGTTTATGTTTCCGATGGAGAGGTTATTATTAAAAAGGTTCTTGTAGTTAGATAAATATTTTAATTCATAAATAATCAGTAAAATATTTATAGAGTAAGATATATATACCTAATACAATTTAATTAAATATCATTAAATATAATTAAGGTGAAAAGATGCCTGATGAAAGAAAATATACAACTGTCTCAATACCTATTCAACTTTATGAAAAGATTAAAAAAAGAATTGAAGGTACTGGATTTACATCTGTCTCAGATTATGTAACCTATGTTTTAAGGGAAGTATTAGCAAGTCTAGAAGAGGATGAAAAAGAAGAAGTATTTAGTGAGGAAGAAGAGGAAAAGGTTAAAGAAAGATTAAGAGCATTAGGATATTTGGATTAACAAATCTATTTTTTTAATAATTAAACTTAATTAAATATAATTAAGGTGGATATAATGGTTTCAAAGCCACATGGTGGTAGATTAGTTAGGAAATTATTATCTGAGAAAATTAAAGAGAGAATTTTAGAAGAAAAAGATGAATATCAAAAAATAAATATTAGAGAAGGAACTGCGATAGATATTGAAAATATTGCACATGGTATATACTCCCCACTTGAAGGTTTTCTTGTAGAAAATAAATTTCAATCAGTTTTAGATGATATGAGATTACCTAATGACTTACCTTGGAGCATTCCAATAGTTTTAGATGTAAAGGAAAAGGATTTAAAATTTGATGTAGGAGATGAAATCCTTTTATATTATGAAAATATCCCAATAGCTGTTATGAATGTAGATGATATTTACAACTATGACAAAAAAGAATTTGCTCAAAAAGTCTTTAAAACTACTGATATAAACCATCCTGGTGTAGCAAAAGTTTATAATATGAATGAATATCTTGTTGGAGGAGAGATTAAACTTTTAAATGAATTGCCTAATCCTTTTGAAAAATACACTTTAAGACCAATAGAAACAAGAATTTTATTTAAAGAGAGAAAATTTGAAACTATAGTAGCATTTCAAACAAGAAATGTTCCTCATTTAGGGCATGAATATTTACAAAAATCTGCATTAACATTTGTTGATGGGTTATTTATAAATCCAGTTTTAGGAAAGAAAAAGAAAGGAGATTATAAAGATGAAGTTATTTTGAAAGCTTATGAAACATTATTTAAGCACTACTATCCAAAGGATTCAGCAGTTTTAGCAACTGTTAGATATGAGATGAGATATGCTGGGCCAAGAGAAGCTATTCATCACGCAATAATGAGAAAGAATTTTGGATGTACGCACTTTATTGTTGGAAGAGACCATGCAGGGGTTGGAAACTATTATGGACCTTATGAAGCTCAAGAAATATTTAAAAACTTCCCTGATTTGGGAATAACGCCAATGTTCTTTAAGGAATTCTTCTATTGTAAAAAATGTAAAGGTATAGTAAATGAAAGAATTTGCCCTCATCCTATGGAAGATAGAGAATATTTTAGTGGAACAAAAATAAGAAATATGATTGCTAATGGGGATGTTCCTCCTGAATACTTCATGAGAAAAGAGGTTTATGAAACAATAATGAGTTTTGAAAATCCATTTGTGGAGGAGTAATATGCTGATAATTCATCATTGGGACACTGATGGAATAACTTCAGCAGCTTTAACAGTTAAAGCCTTAAATTTGGAAGATTTTGTGAATGTCTCCCCTCCAATTGGAGAGTTTAGATTTGATAAGAGAATTGACAAGTATATTGAAAAATACAATAAAATATATGTCTTGGATTTAAATCTTCCACAAGAAGTAGAAAATATTACCAAGGAAACAATATTTATTGATCATCATATACAAAAAAAGATTAAAAATCCTAATGTTAAACAGATAAATCCTGTTTTAGATGGAAAGGATTATCCCTCAGCATCTTTTGTAGTTTCTGAATATTTTTCCATTTGGAACTATTTATCTACACTAGGGGCTATAGGAGATATTGGGGAAAAAGCATTTAGTATTTCAAAAGTTAAAAAACTTCTTGATATTGCTAATATAAATAAAAAAGAAGCATTAAAGTTGGTAAATTTAATCGATTCAAATTATATTGTAATGGAAAGAAACGAGGTTGAAAATGCTGTGAAAGTTATTTTAAACTTAGAGCCAAAAGATCTTTTAGAGTATGAAAAATGGAACAAGAATCTTGAAAAAATCAATAATGCAATAGAAGAGGCAATTTCAAATATGGAAATTAAAAATAGAATCGCATTTATTGAATTTAAAAGTAAATTCAACATTATTTCAAAAGTTGCAAGGAAAGTTGTTTGGAGAATGGGATATGATGGAGCAGTAGTAGTAAATGAAGATTTTAATGGAAAGGCACAGATATATTTCAGAATTTCATCTAATTTAATAAATAAAATCAATATGACTGAACTTATTCAAACATTAAAAAACAAAAATTACAATGTAGGAGGAAAAAAGGATGTTTTAGGATGTATTTGCGAAAAAGATGATATTAATGAAGTTTTAAAAATTATAAATTCATATTTAAGGTGATATAATGGAAAATGTTAAAAAAGTATTCGTTATTGGTTTGGATTCTGCACCTCCAGAACTTTTATTTGATAAGTTATTAGATAAATTGCCAAACATAAAAAAACTTTTGGAAAAATCAATCTATGGGCCTATGAAAAGTTGTATCCCAGCAATTACAATCCCTGCCTGGATGGTAATGGCTACTGGTAAAACTCCTGGGGAATTAGGACTTTATGGATTTAGACATAGAAAGAAAGGAACTTATAATGATATCTGGATTGCTCACAGTTTGATGGTTAAAGAAAAGGCAGTGTGGGATTATTTAGGAGAAGTTGGTAAAAAATCAATATTAGTTGGAGTTCCTCCAAGTTATCCTCCAAAGCCTATTAAAGGGCATTTAGTCTCTTGCTTTATAACCCCTGATGCATCAGTTGATTACACATATCCAAAATCTCTTAAAAGTGAGATAGAAAACCTCGTTGGAGAGTATATATTTGATGTAGTTTTTAGAAAAGATAATAGAGATGAAGTAAAGGAATTACTTTGGGAGATGACAGAAAAAAGATTTGAAGTTATTAGATATTTAATTCAAGAAAAAGAATGGGACTATTTCCAATTTGTTGAAATTGGTTTGGATAGAGTTCATCATGCATTTTGGAAATATTTTGATGAAAATCATCATTTATATCCTGGAGATAATAACCCATACAAAAATGTTATTCCAGATTATTACAAACTCCTTGATAAAGAGATTGGAAAAACTTTAAAACTTTTAGATTTGGATGAAACTGCTATTATTATTGTATCCGACCATGGTATAAAGGCGATGAAAGGGGCATTTGTAATAAACCAATGGTTGATTGAGGAAGGTTTACTAAAAATTAAAAATCCAGAGATTTTAAAATCTGGAAAACAGTTGAGATTTGAGAATTTGGATATTGATTGGAATAAAACAATAGCATGGGCTTGGGGGGGTTATTACGCAAGAATCTTTCTCAATGTTGAGGGAAGAGAACCAAATGGCATAATAAAAATGGAAGACTATCATAAAGTCAGAGAGGAAGTAGCAGAACTTATTAAGAGTATTAGGGGACCAAATGGAGAAAAATGGGATACTAAAGTTTTTTATCCAGAAGATATTTATCCAATGACAAAAGGAGATAAACCAGATATGATGGTGTATTTAGATAATTTAAGTTGGAGATCTGCTGGAACATTAGGTTATGAAAGTCCATATCTTTTAGAGAATGATACAGGGCCTGATGATGCGGTTCATTCTGAGTATGGAGTATTTTCTATTTATTTACCTGGAATGGATGAAAGTAAGCAAATTACCTCAACTATTTATGACTTTGCTCCTACAGTTTTAAAGATCTTTGGGATAGAAAAAAATCTAAGGGGGAGAAGTATACTATGAAGGAAAAATCTGATGTAGGATTTACAATCTGGCTTACAGGTCCGAGTGGGGCGGGAAAAACCACATTAGCAAAGGCATTAAAGGAAAAACTCAAAGAAATGGGTCATAGAGTTGAGATTTTAGACGGAGATGAAATAAGAAATTCCTTATATCCAAATTTAGGGTTTAGTAAAGAGGCAAGAGAGATGCACAATAAAGTAGTTATTTACATGGCTAAATTGTTATCAAGAAATGGAGTAATTTCTATAGTCTCTTTAATTTCTCCTTACAAATCTGTTAGGGAATATGCAAGAAAAGAAATTGGGAGATTTATGGAAGTTTATGTATATGCTCCTTTAAATGTAAGAATTAAGAGAGATCCAAAGGGACTTTATGCTAAGGCATTGAAAGGAGAAATAAAAGGATTAACTGGCTATGATGGAGTTTATGAAGAGCCAGATAATCCAGAAGTTAAAGTTGATAGTTCCAAAATGAGTGTTGATGAGGAAGTTGAAATAGTTATTAAAAAGGCTAAGGAATTAAACTATCTTTAAAATTTAAAAAGTGAGTTTTATGTCATTATACTTTATATTTATTGGATTTGTTGTAGGATATCTTGTTGGTTTAACTGGAATTGGTGGGGGCATTTTAATGACCCCTTTATTAATATTTTTGGGAGTAGAACCAATAATAGCGGTTGGGACTGATTTACTGTATGCTGCTATAACTAAGATTGTGGGAACTATTTTACATAATAAAAGAAGAAATATAAATTATAATATAGCAATAAAATTATTTTTAGGAAGTTTACCAGCCATAATAATTGGTTCTATAATTTTGAGATTGGTTAATAGATGTGAAATCAATTATTTTTTAACAATAATATTAGGTGTGATTTTAATTATAACTTCTATTATAAATTTGAAAGGACGTTTTGTGAAAAAAATAGGTTTTAATTCTTCTATTTTGGTATTTATTGGATTTATAGTAGGCTTGATAGTACAATTTACATCAGTTGGTAGCGGAGTTTTAATAACTCTTGCATTAACGAATTTCACAAAACTTTCTCCAAGATCAGTTGTAGGAACAAGTATTTTCTATGGTGTATTATTAACTTCGTTAAGTGCTTTGAGCCATATAAGTTTAGGAAATGTTGACTACAAATTAGCTTTATCACTAATTCTTGGAACCATTCCTGGAGTTTATGTTGGAACTCATATGAATTCTTATATTTCACAAGATAAACTTAGAAAATTTATAAATTTTTTAATATTATTTATGGGAATTTATATTTTAGGGGTTAATTTGTTAAAATATTTTTAATACTTTTTAAAAATGGGATTTGAACAATTATAGATAATATTGAGGTTATTAAAACGATATCTATTATTTGACTTATATTTTGATTAAAAAATGTGATTCCTACAATTTCGAATATTAATGTAATTGATAATAAATAAGATACTCTTGTAATTCCTAATGAGAGAAGATAGTTCATAATCAATCCTGATATTGCAAAGAAGAACATAGCCAATGCATATTTCGCTAAGTATGGAATTGCCTTTAAATATTTTGTTCCAAAGATAGTTTTTATAGTTAATTCAGGGAAGAATTTGAATAACAACAATATTGGTAACGTTAGGATAATTGTTAATATTAATGCCTTTATAAATAGATTGAAATGATTCAATCCTTTTTCTTTTAATTCTGATGCTTTTGGGAATAGAACTACTGCAATCCCCCCTGGAGCAAAAAGAATCATTTTTCCTAATACAGATACTGATGAATAAATTCCTGCTAAAAAATCTGTTAGGTAGTGTTTTGCTAAGATGGTATCTATTGAATAACTTGTTGTGTAAGTTAGTAAAGATAATAGAGTTAAAGTTGAGTATTTATAAAGATCTGGAATTTTAAATGGTTCTGGTTTTATTTTTATTAAATCTTTAAGGAAGTAAAATGAGATTATAAAAACAACTATATTTGCAATTAAAAATGGTGCCAATGCCCCGCTAACGCTAAATCCTAAATAAACCAATAAAATACCTAATATGAACTTCAAAAATGACCATAGTGTTTGAGTTAGCCCTAATGGAATAAATCTTTGAAGTCCTCTTAATATGCCTTGATTTGTTGGTAGTGCATAAGCAAATAATATAGATGAAAATAATATTAATGCTGGTAATTGAGATGGTAGATGTAAATAGTTTGATAAAAGAGGAGTTATTATAAAAAATAAAATAGTTGTTATTACCCCAAATATAAAGGATTTTTTTAATGCATATCTCCAAAAGTAAGAGAGTTTATTAAATTGATTTTTTGCCTTTAATTTGGATGTGTATTTTGTCATTGTAGTTTGGACTGTTGCTGATATAACACTAAAAATATAAAAAATATTTATTAAAGAAAATAAAATCCCATATTCCTCAGGAGTTAATAATCTCCCCATAAAAAGTTGATAGAGATAGTTAAAAAATGCTCCAGATAAAGTGAAAAATATCATTATTATACTATGTTTTGCTAACTTTTGATCCATAACTATCTCCTTTTATGATTAATTCGTAAGTCGTAGGCATAATTTCACCTTAATAAAGATAATAAATTAAATTCCTCCTCAATAGATTTTTTAAGATATAGATATTGAGAGTTCTTAGTTATTAAATACTCTTCTATTTCACCAAAATTTTAAACTCTTGGGAAGTATTTATATTTATTACCTTCTTTTTCTCCAATCTTCTTTAAATGTTTTAAAATATTTTCAAAGCCAACTACTCCATCGTATTCTAAATTGTTAAGAGCTTCAAAGATTTTGTAGGATAGTCTCTTTGCAATTCTAACTTTATTATATTTAACTGACATATCTGTGTTGTAATCTGCCAATTTTCTAATATTATGTAAATTATATAAATCCCAAGAAATATTTTTTAAGGTATTTGAATTAAGAATATTTCCAAGTTTTGATAAATAAACTCTAACCAAAAGATGAGCTTTTCCTGTTTTAAAATAATCATGGATTTCTTCTCTTTCATCAATTTTTAAAATTATATCTCTTATTTTTAAAAAGGTGTAGTAGTAATATCTTCCTATCGTAGTTCTATATCTTCCTTCGTATGGAAGAGTTTCAAAATTTGGAAGTTTGTCAGCTATTTCTTTAAACTCTTCAACATTAAATGTCAATCTTATCACCTGTAATCAGCAATGATAGCATTGTAATCTACTAAGCTTTTAAATTTTTTTATTGCGTTTTTTCTAACATCCCACACAGCGGTTAATAAGGTGTCTTCATTGATTGACTCATCGGCTAAGATTTTAATAATGTTTATATCTTCATCTAAATCATAATCCAATAGAATATCAAATTTTAAATCTTTGTAGTATCTTTTTAAATATCTATCAACATATTCAGCAATTTCATAGGCAGTGTCTTTATTTTTTGAATATTTTTCAAATAATTTAGTTTTTTTAAATTTCTTTTTTAGTGCCTCTCTTTTTAAAATCTCTATTGCCTCTTTTTTAGTCAATGATTGGGGAAGTTCTATTGTTATCTTTGTAGGCATAATTTCACCTTAATAAGAATTTTATAGAATTTTTCGGGTTATTTTCTAATTTTTATTTTTGATATTATATTATTTAGTTTTTTATTTAAATTGATTGCCCATTTATCTCCTTTTTCTCTTCTCCAATCGTAGATTAAGTAGAAGATACAGCAAATAAATGTTATTCCAGAGATTGCTAAACCAATATCAAACCAATCCTGTGGTTTGTATCTGATAATTATTTTTAGATTTCCTGTTTCATTTATGTAGAAGCCGTTTATTACTCCATATAATGGAACTGGGGAAACTTTCTCTACCAATTTTCCATCTTTATATACTCTTGCCTCCCATAGTGGATCATAACTTTCAGCAAATGACAGCATGAAAGGTTTTGTTGCATTTACTTGAACTTCCCATAAGGTTGGATTGATTTTT harbors:
- a CDS encoding cell wall-binding repeat-containing protein; the encoded protein is MKSKISILMSMLIVFSVIPLTFATSDENVAIIVSTPADAVVAAPYAKAMGYKLIYTPTDELSDEAKKELEIYNIKKVIIVGGPVAVSNKVENEISKLNIKTERVWGETRVETSIKLFERWVKEDPNVAKNLVIAEGFNEKIYPVAVSFDAPVLYYAPNKEKEVVDALKSANVKIDDAVIIGTSVPKVIVNDVSKMSKTLLVDVDKNSENVIKSSISIVKRLNPDIIKKPVAIVVFENSKNPIINAILEFTKGYVGIIIPITTTNENIVSDIVSKVISINVNIIVLGESPTLINKIVNVIIKIAKSEEAKVSISTATEMTYSVSGGSSGGGYYIPPTSTTTTQTTTVTLINTSSLNTTNESNITTIVNITLYNATINGSKITLNTSEGIITANVSYNPGNKTEIANEIIKNVGNETVNIGSNVVNVTEMANNNTVYPVNATLSGENIEGWLIGLWNSITQLFIGIIHAILGESSELNEVVYGNLAGNYGNIAGNLAGNYVGNLAGNLAPVNSH
- a CDS encoding STT3 domain-containing protein — translated: MKYINGFKNIISKNVKIKLLLLFIVIVAFLLRIQTAKYDLLLLADPWYHYAMIKFIVNNGYYIPFNNLSNHPFYGISPNPPGLYWIPAILYWLVSKVYSIKLLRFVQIIPSIIGSLTVIPIYLIGKELKNKYLGITMAFVFAVSPIIVKSGLAGYYRGEFWMIFFGMFSVYYFLRYLNSLNLKYIFYSSVFTVLCSLVWNGWVYIPVIIGIIHFVYVIYYKKDSFIKGFIIYMIFSSIFVGIWKIIFFYHYLNHLLVFLILLGICLFEIIYLKYIKIKNVNVYLGIFLLFWLILIVGLRMLDIDLVSKIISLILTGKISKGPGIIVTESYFSYWDLLLGFSVYIFLILVFIFKFIKDLIKNSITFEYLLAFALLVSSIMLFLKGIRFIFVSSLGYIIPIGLIFSEFLENLIKRIINFKNYSTLFLKLKTIFSIFIFLILISVPIISSENQVSKITPYISKDWYKASLWMKNKDGKTIFTFWDQANWFIAISEKTVFTDTQTNFGSNPYKDAYVFCANYSTGIERLKKLRANYVAVDKRTLLMWYWLQSFNMNKNVKFNESFLYHLYYENVSSKDLKLVFKSDDLKIYRVIYHKPVIYNVLCNNSKITIYSYSPYLSKINATLKICKFNTTKVVFKKNFSFKCYGDCKKSIDVNLSNGIYDVYVSDGEVIIKKVLVVR
- a CDS encoding ribbon-helix-helix domain-containing protein, which gives rise to MPDERKYTTVSIPIQLYEKIKKRIEGTGFTSVSDYVTYVLREVLASLEEDEKEEVFSEEEEEKVKERLRALGYLD
- the sat gene encoding sulfate adenylyltransferase yields the protein MVSKPHGGRLVRKLLSEKIKERILEEKDEYQKINIREGTAIDIENIAHGIYSPLEGFLVENKFQSVLDDMRLPNDLPWSIPIVLDVKEKDLKFDVGDEILLYYENIPIAVMNVDDIYNYDKKEFAQKVFKTTDINHPGVAKVYNMNEYLVGGEIKLLNELPNPFEKYTLRPIETRILFKERKFETIVAFQTRNVPHLGHEYLQKSALTFVDGLFINPVLGKKKKGDYKDEVILKAYETLFKHYYPKDSAVLATVRYEMRYAGPREAIHHAIMRKNFGCTHFIVGRDHAGVGNYYGPYEAQEIFKNFPDLGITPMFFKEFFYCKKCKGIVNERICPHPMEDREYFSGTKIRNMIANGDVPPEYFMRKEVYETIMSFENPFVEE
- a CDS encoding DHH family phosphoesterase — encoded protein: MLIIHHWDTDGITSAALTVKALNLEDFVNVSPPIGEFRFDKRIDKYIEKYNKIYVLDLNLPQEVENITKETIFIDHHIQKKIKNPNVKQINPVLDGKDYPSASFVVSEYFSIWNYLSTLGAIGDIGEKAFSISKVKKLLDIANINKKEALKLVNLIDSNYIVMERNEVENAVKVILNLEPKDLLEYEKWNKNLEKINNAIEEAISNMEIKNRIAFIEFKSKFNIISKVARKVVWRMGYDGAVVVNEDFNGKAQIYFRISSNLINKINMTELIQTLKNKNYNVGGKKDVLGCICEKDDINEVLKIINSYLR
- a CDS encoding alkaline phosphatase family protein, whose translation is MENVKKVFVIGLDSAPPELLFDKLLDKLPNIKKLLEKSIYGPMKSCIPAITIPAWMVMATGKTPGELGLYGFRHRKKGTYNDIWIAHSLMVKEKAVWDYLGEVGKKSILVGVPPSYPPKPIKGHLVSCFITPDASVDYTYPKSLKSEIENLVGEYIFDVVFRKDNRDEVKELLWEMTEKRFEVIRYLIQEKEWDYFQFVEIGLDRVHHAFWKYFDENHHLYPGDNNPYKNVIPDYYKLLDKEIGKTLKLLDLDETAIIIVSDHGIKAMKGAFVINQWLIEEGLLKIKNPEILKSGKQLRFENLDIDWNKTIAWAWGGYYARIFLNVEGREPNGIIKMEDYHKVREEVAELIKSIRGPNGEKWDTKVFYPEDIYPMTKGDKPDMMVYLDNLSWRSAGTLGYESPYLLENDTGPDDAVHSEYGVFSIYLPGMDESKQITSTIYDFAPTVLKIFGIEKNLRGRSIL
- the cysC gene encoding adenylyl-sulfate kinase; this translates as MKEKSDVGFTIWLTGPSGAGKTTLAKALKEKLKEMGHRVEILDGDEIRNSLYPNLGFSKEAREMHNKVVIYMAKLLSRNGVISIVSLISPYKSVREYARKEIGRFMEVYVYAPLNVRIKRDPKGLYAKALKGEIKGLTGYDGVYEEPDNPEVKVDSSKMSVDEEVEIVIKKAKELNYL
- a CDS encoding sulfite exporter TauE/SafE family protein, translated to MSLYFIFIGFVVGYLVGLTGIGGGILMTPLLIFLGVEPIIAVGTDLLYAAITKIVGTILHNKRRNINYNIAIKLFLGSLPAIIIGSIILRLVNRCEINYFLTIILGVILIITSIINLKGRFVKKIGFNSSILVFIGFIVGLIVQFTSVGSGVLITLALTNFTKLSPRSVVGTSIFYGVLLTSLSALSHISLGNVDYKLALSLILGTIPGVYVGTHMNSYISQDKLRKFINFLILFMGIYILGVNLLKYF
- a CDS encoding oligosaccharide flippase family protein — encoded protein: MDQKLAKHSIIMIFFTLSGAFFNYLYQLFMGRLLTPEEYGILFSLINIFYIFSVISATVQTTMTKYTSKLKAKNQFNKLSYFWRYALKKSFIFGVITTILFFIITPLLSNYLHLPSQLPALILFSSILFAYALPTNQGILRGLQRFIPLGLTQTLWSFLKFILGILLVYLGFSVSGALAPFLIANIVVFIISFYFLKDLIKIKPEPFKIPDLYKYSTLTLLSLLTYTTSYSIDTILAKHYLTDFLAGIYSSVSVLGKMILFAPGGIAVVLFPKASELKEKGLNHFNLFIKALILTIILTLPILLLFKFFPELTIKTIFGTKYLKAIPYLAKYALAMFFFAISGLIMNYLLSLGITRVSYLLSITLIFEIVGITFFNQNISQIIDIVLITSILSIIVQIPFLKSIKNILTN